The following DNA comes from Nitrospira sp..
TGGGCCTGGAGCCAGTCGGTGATTCGGCGAGGCAGACGGTCGCGGGTTCGATGCCCGACCAGTTGGTATTCCAACAGTATTCGTTCTGCGCGAGGCGTTGCCCATCGGATGGTCGAATTCGGCGATAGGCAGACAACGGCGGAATCGAGCGCATCCAGCACACCGTGAATTGCCGTGGTTCCATGCTGCATCCGGGTCACGGCCTGAGCATTCTCGAAAGCCTGTACGATATGTGGATGTAGTTCCGACAGAACCCGCCGATCTCGTTCGCTGTAGTCCCTACCGCTTCGGTGGAGCCCAATCCCGATCAAGCCGTCTTGGGCGAGCGAAATGCCGAATGCGATGCCATACGGAATGCCTTTGGGTCGATAATATTCATTGTAGAGGTCTGTGCGACGAAATTGTCGATAGGTCATGAAATCAGAGATCTTCGTCACGTCTCCCTTGCCGGTGGACAGAAAGTGGACCACGGCGGGGTGTTGGTGCTGGTATTGGCCGATGATGGCCGGTCCGTCTCCCAGCGGAAAACTTTCCGGCCAGAATGCATAACCGGTGACGATCTTCTTGGTCGTGCTGATTTCGTTGTAGGCGTAGAGATCGGCAGAGACGAGGTCTGCGATGCCTTTGACCAGCGCCTGCTTAAACACATTGTGATCCCGCAGTAGATAGAGATCTCGGAGAAACTCGAATAGCCGACGAATATCGTGGGTGGCGAGATGTTCCATGTGGATTAGTCTAGCCCTTCCGACGTTCTCGCCATTCGACTCGCGGTGAGCGCCAGGCTGATGGCCGCATGGCGATTTTCCACTCCCAGCCGACCGTAGATATGTTCGAGGTGCTTTTGCACCGTGCGAGCGCTGATCCCCAGAATCATGGCGACTTCTGGATTCGTCTTGCCCTGGACAACCCACCCGAGAATCTCTGTTTCACGACGGCTGAGCCCAAAGTGACTAAGCTTGAGAGGTCTATTGTGCAGCGGGGCTTCTTCCAGGAGAAGCAGCGCATGTTGGTCTTGGCGGAGCAGCCGCGCCGTGAGGGTGCCTCGTGCCCCGTCGATACGCAATGGGCGACTTGGAGTATGTAGGAGGCTCTCGGAGCATTGACGGGCATACTCATGCCGCAGCCAGCTGCGGAGCTACGGTGGAAGGCAGCCAGGATTGCGTTTGGCCGTTCTGTCGTAGCGCAGCATCAGCTGATCTGCGAGAGGAGTTGAGAAGCGGATGCTTCCATCTTCCGTGACGGAGATGAGACCTTGGTGCCTCTCTTCAAGAGTCTCGGAGCTGGCCGTTACCTGCTCCTGCATCCGTGTGATGGCCGCGGCATTGTGGTAGGCCTGAATAAGATGCGGACTCATCACATTGAGCAGCATCACGTCGTGGGAGGTGAAGTCTCGCCTCGCGCGAAGGAGACCGACAGCAACCAAGGGACCTGGCTCATGGGTCAGTCTGGCTCCCATGTTAAAGTGGAGCCGGAGTGGCCGGTAAAACTCGTTAAATAAAGTGCTGGTCTTGAATGTTCGATGCGACACAAAGTCGCTCATTTTGGCAGCAGTGGCTGACGGAGATCGTTCCGCATGGATGATAAGTGGGCTTTGATGAGCGTAGCGTCCCAGGATTTCTCGTGAGTCAGGGATGTCTGGATGATCAGGCGGCCATCCCTGATAGGAGGCGGTGCCCATCCGGGAGTTGATTTCGTTATAACTGCTGGCATCCGTCGAGATGATTGTTGGAATCGCGGCGACGAGATACCCGCTGAACTCCTGTTGCGGTCTAAGCACGTACAACGCCTGAAGGAAACCCAGCATCCGGCGAATGTCGTGAGTCGATAATTGTTCCATGACCGCTGCGCTATTGGCCAGATTGGTTGACGTTGAGCACGTGACTGATAGCAGCATGGCGGTTCTCGACCCCAAGACGTGAGTAGACTCTCTCTAAATGCTTCTGGACGGTTCGTGAACTAATACTGAGGATCATGCCAATCTCAGGATTTGTCTTGCCTTGGATGACCCAGGTCAGAATCTCCGTTTCTCGTGCGCTCAATCCGAGATGAGCGAGGTTCGTCGTTGACGTTGGCCTATTCTCCTGCAGCATTAAGAGAACGTACGGGGCTTTGGGCACTATGTGGATGTGGAGTGTGCCTGTCGTGCCGGCGATGGTCAGCGGAGCAATAGTTGGCGCCACATCATCGGGCGATTGTAGGTGAGCAATCTGGCCGCGTAGCCACGCTCGAAGCGACGAAGGCAGCCACTCGGAACCTCGCTTGATTCGGAGGCCGTACTGGGTAAAGAGCTGTTGGGCATGGGGTGTCGAAAAACGGATACGACCCTCTGTGGTAACGGACAGTACCGCCTGGTGGCCTGCTTCCATGACTTGATCGAGCGCGGTCAGCTGCTCCTGCATCTGCGTCACGGCGAGGGCGTTCTGGAATCCTTGCAGCACATGCGGGCGAATGGCATTCAGGGCGGCTCTTGTACGTTCGCTGAACTCTCGTCCACCCTTATGCTGGGCAAGGGTGATGCTGTGGTGTGAGTCGATCTCGAGTGCAAAGCCAATCGTGTAGGGTATCCGCAGCGGCTCGAAGAATTCTTTGTATAGCCCGGTGTCTCGAAACTCCCGTTGGGATACACAGTCTGAAATGGTAGTGGCCGATCTGTCGTGGGTCGTTTCGAAATACTGCAGGATCGGATGGCTGTGGGCCTGTCGTGCGAGCGCCTGGCCATAGTGTGCAGGATTTTCAAGGAAACCGGGGTGGTCCGTCTTGAATGAGCCTGTACCCTGGCGATGGTTGATCTCGTTATAGGACGTAAACTCACCCTCCATGATCGTTGGCAGCGCCACGATCAGATGGTTTGTGAACTCCTCATGCGTGCGCAGCTGATAGAGCTCGCGCAAAAACTCGGATATCCGCCGCAGATCTTTCCCGGTTAGTCGTTCCATCGGTGCGCCTATTGATCCCGAAACAATCGGAAGTCTATGCCTAGGTGTAAGTCTGTACGCCAGGTGGCGTATTTCGCGGGCAGCCGGTGTTCTGTTAGAAGAGCGGCGACACAGGGCGATGTGGAGGAAGCCGATGCAGCGACCGGAGGCAGTTCCAGAGGCGTACGTGCAAGGGGCTGGGTCAGCTCCGGATCTTCTGGCGAGAGAGCCGCTTCGGCGT
Coding sequences within:
- a CDS encoding helix-turn-helix transcriptional regulator; the protein is MEHLATHDIRRLFEFLRDLYLLRDHNVFKQALVKGIADLVSADLYAYNEISTTKKIVTGYAFWPESFPLGDGPAIIGQYQHQHPAVVHFLSTGKGDVTKISDFMTYRQFRRTDLYNEYYRPKGIPYGIAFGISLAQDGLIGIGLHRSGRDYSERDRRVLSELHPHIVQAFENAQAVTRMQHGTTAIHGVLDALDSAVVCLSPNSTIRWATPRAERILLEYQLVGHRTRDRLPRRITDWLQAQESELSCPSGLPNALSPLVVSGPGGTVTIRLMRQGQTRLLMLEEARPLVSQTALGHLGLSPRETVILGWVAQGKTNPEIGIILGISPRTVQKHLEHIYSHLGIENRHAAMRMALDAIRQRQPTNGGL
- a CDS encoding helix-turn-helix transcriptional regulator: MERLTGKDLRRISEFLRELYQLRTHEEFTNHLIVALPTIMEGEFTSYNEINHRQGTGSFKTDHPGFLENPAHYGQALARQAHSHPILQYFETTHDRSATTISDCVSQREFRDTGLYKEFFEPLRIPYTIGFALEIDSHHSITLAQHKGGREFSERTRAALNAIRPHVLQGFQNALAVTQMQEQLTALDQVMEAGHQAVLSVTTEGRIRFSTPHAQQLFTQYGLRIKRGSEWLPSSLRAWLRGQIAHLQSPDDVAPTIAPLTIAGTTGTLHIHIVPKAPYVLLMLQENRPTSTTNLAHLGLSARETEILTWVIQGKTNPEIGMILSISSRTVQKHLERVYSRLGVENRHAAISHVLNVNQSGQ
- a CDS encoding helix-turn-helix transcriptional regulator, with translation MRIDGARGTLTARLLRQDQHALLLLEEAPLHNRPLKLSHFGLSRRETEILGWVVQGKTNPEVAMILGISARTVQKHLEHIYGRLGVENRHAAISLALTASRMARTSEGLD